A region from the Cellvibrio sp. PSBB006 genome encodes:
- the rpoC gene encoding DNA-directed RNA polymerase subunit beta', with the protein MKDLLNLLKSQGQVEEFDAIRISLASPEMIRSWSYGEVKKPETINYRTFKPEREGLFCAKIFGPVKDYECLCGKYKRMKHRGIICEKCGVEVTLAKVRRERMGHIELASPVAHIWFLKSLPSRIGLLLDMTLRDIERVLYFESYVVTEPGMTSLERGQLLTDEQYFEAMEEFGDEFEAKMGAEAIQTLMRDIDLEGEIQHLREEIPNTTSETKIKKYSKRLKLLEAFHFSGNKPEWMVMEVLPVLPPDLRPLVPLDGGRFATSDLNDLYRRVINRNNRLKRLLDLNAPDIIVRNEKRMLQEAVDALLDNGRRGRAITGSNKRPLKSLADMIKGKQGRFRQNLLGKRVDYSGRSVIVVGPTLRLHQCGLPKKMALELFKPFIFSKLELRGLATTIKAAKKMVEREEAVVWDILDDVIREHPVLLNRAPTLHRLGIQAFEPVLIEGKAIQLHPLVCTAYNADFDGDQMAVHVPLTLEAQLEARALMMSTNNILSPASGEPIIVPSQDVVLGLYWMTRERINARGEGMHFADTAEVSRAYYSKQVDLQARIKVRLSETLIGAEGEKQQSTRLVDTTVGRVLLWEIVPAGIPLEMTNRPMVKKAISAVINYCYRVVGLKATVIFADRLMYMGYDFSTKSGSSIGVNDFAIPDAKADIIARAESEVKEIEGQYAAGLVTQGEKYNKVIDIWSRANDLVAKSMMEGISKESVINREGKEEQQASFNSVFMYADSGARGSPAQIRQLAGMRGLMARPDGSIIEQPITANFREGLNVLQYFISTHGARKGLADTALKTANSGYLTRRLVDVAQDLVVTMIDCGTDEGLTMSPVIEGGDVIESLGDRILGRVVARDVIRPGSDEILILAGTMIDEAWVERIEAMGIDEVCVRSPISCDARTGICSMCYGRDLARGHRVNVGEAVGVIAAQSIGEPGTQLTMRTFHIGGAASRASAADSVQVKQEGTVRLLNVKVVSNPAGNLVAVSRSGELAIADASGRERERYKIPYGALITVKDGETVKGGQIIAKWDPHTHPIVSEVAGTVAFSGMEDGLSIRRQTDELTGLSSIEVLDPAERPSAGKDLRPAVTLVDAKGKELFLANTNVPAHYMLPSKAILSINNSDIINVGDIIARIPQEGSKTRDITGGLPRVADLFEARRPKEPSILAEISGTVSFGKETKGKRRLIITPTDGQLLPDGSTYYEVLIPKHRQLTVFEGEMVEKGEVVSDGPANPHDILRLQGVEALSRYITNEIQDVYRLQGVKINDKHIETIVRQMLRKVEITTMGDSNFVKGEQVEYTQVLEENERLRGDGKQPGQFERLLLGITKASLATESFISAASFQETTRVLTEAAVTGKKDSLRGLKENVVVGRLIPAGTGLAYHSERKRKREAALNVSDVGVSAEDVEAALTEALKSSSN; encoded by the coding sequence TTGAAAGACTTACTGAATTTACTCAAGTCCCAGGGACAAGTCGAAGAGTTCGATGCTATCCGCATCAGCCTGGCGTCACCGGAGATGATTCGCTCCTGGTCATACGGCGAAGTGAAAAAGCCGGAAACCATTAACTACCGTACCTTCAAGCCTGAGCGTGAAGGTTTGTTCTGTGCCAAGATCTTTGGTCCGGTAAAAGATTACGAATGCTTGTGTGGTAAATACAAGCGCATGAAGCATCGCGGCATCATCTGTGAGAAATGCGGTGTAGAAGTGACGCTTGCCAAAGTGCGTCGCGAACGTATGGGTCATATTGAATTGGCCAGCCCGGTTGCACACATTTGGTTCCTCAAATCACTGCCGAGCCGTATCGGTTTGTTGCTCGACATGACGCTGCGCGATATTGAGCGCGTACTTTACTTCGAATCTTATGTTGTTACTGAGCCAGGCATGACCAGCCTGGAGCGTGGTCAGTTGTTAACTGATGAGCAGTACTTCGAGGCGATGGAAGAGTTTGGTGATGAATTCGAAGCCAAGATGGGCGCCGAAGCTATTCAGACGCTAATGCGCGACATTGATCTGGAAGGTGAGATTCAACATTTGCGGGAAGAAATTCCTAACACCACCAGCGAAACCAAAATTAAGAAATATTCCAAGCGCTTGAAGTTGCTGGAGGCTTTCCACTTTTCAGGTAACAAGCCTGAGTGGATGGTGATGGAAGTGCTGCCGGTGCTGCCGCCGGATCTGCGTCCTTTGGTTCCGTTGGATGGTGGTCGCTTTGCGACATCCGACCTCAATGACCTTTATCGTCGTGTCATCAACCGTAATAATCGTTTAAAGCGTTTGCTTGATTTGAATGCGCCCGACATTATCGTGCGCAATGAGAAGCGCATGCTTCAGGAAGCGGTAGATGCCTTGCTGGATAATGGTCGTCGCGGTCGAGCGATCACCGGCTCTAACAAGCGCCCGCTGAAATCATTGGCGGATATGATCAAAGGTAAACAAGGTCGTTTCCGTCAAAACCTGCTCGGAAAGCGCGTGGACTATTCCGGTCGTTCGGTGATCGTGGTAGGTCCGACGTTGCGCTTGCACCAATGCGGTCTGCCCAAGAAGATGGCTTTGGAGCTGTTCAAGCCGTTTATCTTCAGCAAGCTCGAACTGCGTGGCTTGGCGACGACTATTAAAGCCGCCAAGAAAATGGTTGAGCGCGAAGAGGCTGTAGTATGGGATATTCTGGATGATGTGATCCGTGAACACCCGGTGCTGCTGAACCGTGCCCCAACACTTCACCGTCTCGGTATCCAGGCATTTGAGCCAGTGTTGATTGAAGGTAAGGCAATCCAGTTGCATCCGCTGGTTTGTACAGCATACAACGCTGACTTCGACGGTGACCAGATGGCCGTGCACGTGCCGTTGACACTGGAAGCGCAGTTGGAAGCGCGCGCGCTGATGATGTCTACCAACAACATTCTTTCTCCCGCGTCCGGTGAGCCGATCATTGTGCCATCGCAGGACGTGGTTCTCGGTCTGTATTGGATGACGCGCGAGCGTATCAATGCGCGGGGTGAGGGAATGCACTTTGCCGACACGGCTGAAGTTTCCCGCGCTTATTACTCCAAACAGGTGGACCTCCAAGCGCGCATTAAGGTGCGTTTGTCCGAAACCCTGATCGGTGCCGAAGGAGAAAAACAACAATCAACACGTCTGGTTGACACCACGGTTGGTCGTGTATTGCTGTGGGAAATTGTTCCCGCTGGCATTCCATTGGAGATGACCAATCGCCCGATGGTTAAGAAGGCGATCTCAGCGGTGATCAACTACTGCTATCGCGTGGTAGGGCTCAAGGCTACCGTTATTTTTGCTGACCGCTTGATGTACATGGGTTACGACTTCTCTACCAAGTCTGGCTCATCTATCGGTGTTAATGACTTTGCTATTCCTGATGCGAAAGCCGACATCATTGCGCGTGCTGAGAGCGAAGTGAAGGAAATTGAAGGGCAATATGCTGCAGGTCTGGTAACCCAGGGCGAAAAGTACAACAAGGTTATCGATATCTGGTCTCGTGCGAATGACCTCGTGGCCAAGTCCATGATGGAAGGCATCAGTAAAGAATCGGTAATAAACCGCGAAGGTAAAGAGGAGCAACAAGCTTCGTTTAACTCCGTATTTATGTATGCAGATTCCGGTGCGCGGGGCTCGCCAGCACAGATTCGTCAGTTAGCGGGTATGCGTGGCCTGATGGCGCGTCCAGATGGTTCTATTATCGAGCAGCCGATTACGGCGAACTTCCGCGAAGGCTTGAACGTACTTCAGTACTTTATTTCTACCCACGGTGCGCGGAAAGGTTTGGCGGATACCGCCTTGAAGACGGCGAACTCCGGTTACCTGACACGTCGTTTGGTGGATGTTGCTCAGGATCTGGTTGTCACCATGATCGATTGCGGCACTGACGAAGGTTTGACAATGTCACCGGTTATTGAAGGTGGCGATGTTATTGAATCATTGGGTGATCGTATCCTCGGTCGTGTGGTGGCGCGTGACGTTATTCGTCCTGGTAGCGATGAGATTCTGATTCTTGCTGGCACCATGATTGATGAGGCTTGGGTTGAGCGCATCGAAGCCATGGGTATTGACGAAGTCTGTGTGCGTTCGCCGATCAGCTGCGACGCGCGAACCGGTATCTGTTCAATGTGTTATGGCCGCGACCTGGCTCGTGGGCATCGTGTTAACGTTGGTGAGGCTGTGGGTGTTATTGCAGCACAATCCATTGGTGAGCCGGGTACCCAGTTGACGATGCGTACCTTCCACATTGGTGGTGCGGCGTCACGAGCTTCTGCTGCTGATAGTGTACAAGTGAAGCAGGAAGGTACTGTCCGCTTGCTGAACGTGAAGGTGGTGAGCAATCCGGCCGGTAACCTGGTAGCGGTATCGCGCTCTGGTGAACTGGCAATTGCTGACGCCAGCGGTCGTGAGCGTGAACGCTATAAGATCCCCTATGGCGCTTTGATTACCGTGAAAGACGGTGAAACCGTTAAAGGTGGTCAGATTATCGCGAAATGGGATCCGCACACTCACCCGATCGTTTCGGAAGTGGCGGGTACGGTAGCCTTCTCTGGTATGGAAGATGGTTTGTCAATTCGCCGTCAAACAGACGAACTGACTGGCTTGAGTTCCATCGAAGTTTTAGATCCGGCTGAACGTCCCTCTGCTGGTAAAGATTTAAGACCAGCTGTTACCTTGGTTGATGCCAAGGGTAAAGAGTTATTCCTCGCGAATACCAACGTGCCGGCGCACTACATGCTGCCTTCCAAGGCGATTTTGAGCATCAACAACAGCGACATTATCAACGTTGGTGACATCATCGCGCGTATTCCGCAGGAAGGTTCCAAGACTCGCGATATTACCGGTGGTCTGCCGCGCGTTGCTGACTTGTTCGAAGCGCGCCGTCCGAAAGAGCCGTCAATCCTGGCGGAAATTTCAGGTACAGTGAGCTTTGGTAAAGAAACCAAGGGCAAACGTCGTTTGATCATCACGCCGACTGACGGTCAATTGCTACCGGATGGATCAACTTATTATGAAGTGTTGATCCCCAAGCATCGCCAGTTGACGGTCTTCGAAGGTGAGATGGTAGAAAAGGGAGAGGTTGTATCTGACGGCCCGGCTAACCCGCACGATATCCTCCGTTTGCAAGGGGTAGAAGCCTTGTCTCGTTACATTACGAATGAGATCCAGGATGTTTACCGCTTGCAGGGTGTGAAGATTAACGACAAGCACATCGAAACAATTGTGCGTCAGATGCTGCGCAAGGTTGAGATCACCACGATGGGCGACTCCAACTTTGTAAAAGGCGAGCAGGTTGAATACACCCAGGTGTTGGAAGAGAATGAGCGCCTGCGCGGCGATGGCAAACAGCCTGGCCAGTTCGAGCGCTTATTGCTGGGTATTACCAAAGCCTCTCTGGCGACTGAGTCCTTTATCTCCGCTGCGTCATTCCAGGAAACCACCCGCGTTCTTACCGAAGCGGCGGTTACCGGCAAGAAAGACAGTCTGCGCGGGCTGAAAGAAAACGTCGTTGTTGGTCGTCTGATTCCTGCCGGTACTGGCTTGGCATATCACAGCGAGCGTAAGCGCAAGCGTGAAGCGGCGCTGAATGTGAGTGATGTTGGCGTGAGTGCGGAAGATGTCGAAGCAGCATTGACTGAGGCGTTGAAGTCCAGCTCCAACTAG
- the rpoB gene encoding DNA-directed RNA polymerase subunit beta produces the protein MAYSYTEKKRIRKDFGKLPHVMDVPYLLAIQLDSYRKFTQADQSPSKREDVGLHAAFRSVFPIVSYSGNAALEYVSYNLGKAAFDVNECILRGVTYAVPLRVKVRLIIYDRESANKAIKDIKEQEVYMGEIPLMTDNGTFVINGTERVIVSQLHRSPGVFFDHDKGKTHSSGKLLYSARIIPYRGSWLDFEFDPKDLLYVRIDRRRKLPASILLRALGFSSQEMLEMFFETSNFKVDKNGQFVFEVVPSRLRGDVATFDIKDKKGNIIIEEGRRITARHIRLLEKAGVDQMEVPSEYLLGRSLAKDVVDTKTGEVLFECNTEITADTLAKLAAAGVEKIETLYTNELDCGPFVSETLRIDPTRTQLEALVEIYRMMRPGEPPTKESAEALFQNLFFSQERYDLSAVGRMKFNRRLGREIETGEGTLSNDDIVDVMKTLISIRNGKGVVDDIDHLGNRRVRSVGEMAENQFRVGLVRVERAVKERLSMAESEGLMPQDLINAKPVAAAVKEFFGSSQLSQFMDQNNPLSEVTHKRRVSALGPGGLTRERAGFEVRDVHPTHYGRVCPIETPEGPNIGLINSLATYARTNSYGFLESPYRKVVDGKVTNDIEFLSAINEAEYVIAQASAAVDKNGKLSDELVSVRHLNEFALKPPQDVQYMDVSARQVVSVAASLIPFLEHDDANRALMGSNMQRQAVPTLKAEKPLVGTGMERNVAADSGVCVVAKRGGVVDSVDAGRVVIKVHDDEVAAGDAGVDIYNLIKYTRSNQNTCINQRPIVNMGDIVARGDILADGPSVDMGELALGQNMRIAFMPWNGYNYEDSILVSERVVQEDRFTTIHIQELTCIARDTKLGSEEITADIPNVGESALSKLDESGIVYIGAEVGGGDILVGKVTPKGETQLTPEEKLLRAIFGEKASDVKDTSLRVPSSTKGTVIDVQVFTRDGLEKDQRSLEIEKAQLDEVRKDLNEEYRIMETATLERLRAALVGQKVASGKGVKKGDALTDEMLDGLEKDQWFKLRMADEVLNEQIDRAEEQLAERRKILDERFEDKKRKLSTGDDLAPGVLKIVKVYLAIKRRIQPGDKMAGRHGNKGVISVIMPVEDMPHDEKGEPVDIVLNPLGVPSRMNVGQVLEMHLGMAAKGLGVKIDAMLREQRAVAEVRSFLEEIYNKTGDVAAKEDLASFSDTEILDLARNLIGGVPMATPVFDGAKEHEIKALLRLADLSDTGQTTLFDGRTGDQFSRPVTVGYMYMLKLNHLVDDKMHARSTGSYSLVTQQPLGGKAQFGGQRFGEMEVWALEAYGAAYTLQEMLTVKSDDVAGRTKMYKNIVDGDHRMEPGMPESFNVLVKEIRSLGINMELEQDE, from the coding sequence ATGGCTTACTCATACACTGAGAAAAAACGTATCCGCAAGGATTTTGGCAAGTTGCCACACGTCATGGATGTGCCTTACCTTTTGGCGATTCAACTGGATTCATATCGGAAATTTACCCAGGCAGATCAGTCTCCCAGCAAGCGGGAAGATGTTGGTTTGCATGCGGCATTCCGGTCAGTGTTCCCGATTGTCAGCTACTCTGGCAATGCTGCGCTCGAATATGTGAGCTATAACCTCGGCAAAGCAGCGTTTGACGTAAATGAATGTATTTTGCGCGGCGTTACCTACGCCGTGCCTTTGCGCGTTAAAGTGCGCCTGATCATTTATGATCGTGAATCCGCGAATAAAGCGATCAAAGATATTAAAGAGCAAGAAGTGTACATGGGCGAAATTCCGCTCATGACAGACAATGGTACATTTGTTATCAATGGTACCGAGCGAGTCATCGTTTCGCAGTTGCACCGTTCGCCTGGCGTGTTCTTTGACCACGATAAAGGCAAGACCCACTCTTCCGGTAAATTACTTTATTCCGCACGGATTATTCCTTACCGTGGATCATGGCTCGATTTTGAATTCGATCCAAAAGATTTGTTATACGTCCGTATCGACCGTCGACGTAAATTGCCCGCCTCTATCCTTTTGCGTGCTTTAGGTTTTAGCTCGCAGGAAATGCTGGAGATGTTTTTCGAAACCAGCAATTTCAAAGTTGATAAGAATGGTCAATTTGTATTTGAGGTGGTGCCGTCTCGCCTGCGTGGTGATGTGGCAACATTTGATATCAAAGACAAGAAAGGCAATATCATTATCGAAGAAGGCCGTCGTATTACGGCGCGTCATATTCGTTTGCTTGAAAAAGCTGGTGTTGATCAGATGGAAGTTCCGTCAGAATATCTGTTGGGACGCTCGTTGGCGAAAGATGTTGTTGATACCAAAACCGGTGAAGTGTTATTTGAATGTAATACTGAAATCACCGCTGATACTCTCGCCAAGCTCGCCGCAGCTGGCGTAGAAAAAATTGAAACACTCTACACCAACGAACTGGATTGTGGTCCATTCGTATCGGAAACCTTGCGTATCGATCCAACTCGTACCCAGCTGGAAGCGTTGGTTGAAATCTACCGCATGATGCGCCCTGGCGAGCCACCGACCAAAGAATCCGCAGAAGCGTTGTTCCAGAATCTGTTCTTCAGTCAGGAGCGCTACGACTTATCCGCTGTGGGTCGCATGAAGTTCAACCGCCGTCTCGGTCGTGAGATTGAGACAGGCGAAGGCACCTTGTCCAACGATGATATCGTTGATGTGATGAAGACATTGATCTCCATCCGTAACGGTAAAGGTGTTGTGGATGATATTGATCACTTGGGTAACCGTCGCGTGCGTTCTGTTGGCGAGATGGCGGAGAATCAATTCCGCGTTGGTCTGGTGCGTGTTGAGCGTGCGGTTAAAGAGCGCTTATCCATGGCAGAAAGCGAAGGTTTGATGCCGCAAGATCTGATCAATGCCAAGCCCGTTGCAGCGGCAGTGAAAGAGTTCTTCGGTTCTTCCCAGTTGTCGCAATTCATGGACCAAAACAATCCCTTGTCGGAAGTGACGCACAAGCGTCGTGTGTCCGCGCTCGGCCCGGGTGGTTTGACGCGCGAACGTGCCGGCTTTGAGGTTCGTGACGTGCATCCGACGCATTATGGTCGTGTTTGCCCAATTGAAACTCCCGAAGGTCCGAACATCGGTTTGATAAACTCCTTGGCTACCTACGCTCGTACCAACAGCTATGGCTTTCTCGAAAGTCCGTACCGCAAAGTTGTCGATGGCAAGGTTACCAATGACATTGAATTTTTGTCCGCGATTAACGAAGCCGAATATGTTATTGCCCAGGCTTCGGCAGCGGTAGACAAAAATGGCAAACTCTCTGATGAGCTGGTTTCTGTGCGTCACTTGAATGAGTTCGCATTGAAGCCGCCACAAGATGTTCAGTACATGGACGTCTCGGCGCGTCAGGTTGTTTCTGTTGCGGCCTCCTTGATTCCATTCCTTGAGCACGATGACGCCAACCGCGCCTTGATGGGTTCCAACATGCAGCGTCAGGCAGTTCCGACACTCAAGGCGGAAAAACCGCTGGTTGGTACTGGTATGGAGCGCAACGTAGCAGCTGACTCTGGCGTGTGTGTTGTCGCAAAACGTGGCGGCGTGGTGGACAGTGTTGACGCAGGTCGTGTGGTGATCAAGGTTCATGATGATGAAGTTGCTGCCGGTGATGCCGGTGTGGATATCTATAACCTGATCAAGTACACCCGTTCTAACCAGAACACCTGTATCAATCAGCGTCCTATCGTCAATATGGGCGACATCGTTGCACGCGGCGATATCCTTGCGGACGGCCCGTCTGTTGACATGGGCGAATTGGCGTTGGGCCAGAACATGCGCATCGCGTTTATGCCCTGGAACGGATACAACTATGAAGACTCCATTCTGGTATCCGAACGTGTTGTGCAGGAAGACCGTTTCACTACGATCCATATTCAGGAATTAACCTGTATTGCACGCGACACCAAATTGGGCAGCGAAGAAATCACCGCAGATATTCCCAATGTCGGCGAAAGTGCACTGAGCAAGCTGGATGAGTCCGGCATTGTTTACATTGGTGCGGAAGTCGGTGGTGGCGATATTCTGGTTGGTAAAGTGACGCCTAAAGGCGAAACACAGCTGACGCCTGAAGAAAAACTGTTGCGTGCAATCTTTGGTGAGAAGGCTTCCGATGTTAAAGATACATCGTTGCGTGTACCGTCAAGCACCAAAGGTACCGTCATTGATGTGCAGGTATTTACTCGCGATGGTCTGGAAAAAGATCAACGTAGCCTTGAGATCGAAAAAGCACAGCTGGATGAAGTGCGTAAAGACCTCAACGAAGAATACCGCATTATGGAAACCGCTACACTTGAGCGTTTGCGCGCCGCGCTGGTGGGCCAAAAAGTCGCTTCCGGTAAAGGTGTTAAAAAAGGCGATGCCTTGACTGACGAGATGCTGGATGGTCTGGAAAAAGACCAATGGTTCAAGCTGCGCATGGCCGACGAAGTGCTCAATGAGCAGATTGATCGTGCGGAAGAGCAGTTGGCCGAGCGTCGTAAAATCCTTGATGAACGTTTTGAAGACAAGAAGCGCAAATTGTCTACGGGCGATGATCTGGCGCCGGGTGTATTGAAAATTGTTAAGGTGTATCTGGCGATCAAGCGCCGCATCCAACCCGGTGACAAGATGGCAGGTCGTCACGGTAACAAAGGGGTTATCTCCGTCATCATGCCCGTTGAAGACATGCCGCATGATGAGAAGGGTGAGCCAGTTGACATCGTGCTGAACCCGCTGGGTGTTCCCTCTCGTATGAACGTGGGGCAGGTGCTGGAAATGCACTTGGGTATGGCTGCCAAAGGTCTGGGTGTGAAGATTGATGCAATGTTGCGTGAGCAGCGTGCTGTTGCAGAAGTTCGCAGCTTCCTTGAAGAGATTTACAACAAGACCGGTGACGTAGCGGCAAAAGAAGATTTGGCATCATTCAGTGATACTGAAATTCTGGATCTTGCGCGCAATTTGATTGGTGGCGTACCGATGGCAACGCCTGTTTTTGACGGTGCCAAAGAGCATGAGATCAAGGCATTGTTGCGTTTGGCTGACTTGTCCGATACCGGTCAAACCACTTTGTTTGACGGCCGTACCGGTGATCAGTTTTCACGTCCTGTGACTGTGGGTTACATGTACATGCTGAAACTGAACCACTTGGTTGACGACAAGATGCACGCACGTTCTACCGGTTCCTACAGTCTGGTTACCCAACAGCCGCTCGGTGGTAAAGCACAGTTTGGCGGTCAGCGTTTCGGGGAGATGGAAGTGTGGGCGCTTGAAGCTTATGGCGCGGCCTACACCCTTCAGGAAATGCTTACTGTCAAATCCGACGATGTGGCTGGTCGTACCAAGATGTACAAAAACATCGTGGATGGCGATCACCGTATGGAGCCCGGCATGCCGGAATCCTTTAACGTATTGGTTAAAGAGATCCGCTCGCTCGGTATCAACATGGAACTGGAGCAGGACGAGTAA
- the rplL gene encoding 50S ribosomal protein L7/L12 produces MSLTKEDIINAIAEMSVKDVVELISAMEEKFGVSAAAAVAVAGPASGPAAAAEEKTEFDVVLTAIGEKKVNVIKAVREITGLGLKEAKDLVEAAPKAVKEAASKADADAAKAKLEEAGATVELK; encoded by the coding sequence ATGTCTCTGACTAAAGAAGATATCATCAATGCCATCGCAGAAATGTCTGTAAAAGACGTTGTTGAGCTGATTTCTGCAATGGAAGAAAAATTCGGCGTTAGCGCTGCCGCTGCTGTTGCTGTTGCCGGCCCAGCTTCTGGTCCAGCTGCTGCTGCTGAAGAGAAAACTGAATTTGACGTTGTTCTGACCGCTATCGGCGAGAAGAAAGTTAACGTTATTAAAGCAGTTCGTGAAATCACCGGTCTGGGCTTGAAAGAAGCCAAAGACCTGGTAGAAGCCGCTCCTAAAGCTGTTAAAGAAGCAGCTTCCAAGGCTGATGCTGATGCTGCCAAAGCAAAACTGGAAGAGGCTGGCGCAACTGTAGAATTGAAATAA
- the rplJ gene encoding 50S ribosomal protein L10 produces MALGLEGKKAIVAEVHEAAKSALSAVVADSRGVTVGKMTALRKQARENGVWVRVVRNTLARRAVQGTAYECLADSFAGPTLIAFSNEHPGAGARILQDFARENDKFELKAAAFEGELVNIGMLATLPTYDEAIARLMSVMKEAAAGKLVRTIAAVRDQKEQQAA; encoded by the coding sequence GTGGCATTAGGACTTGAAGGCAAAAAAGCGATTGTCGCTGAAGTCCATGAAGCTGCCAAGAGCGCTCTCTCTGCTGTGGTTGCCGATTCTCGCGGCGTTACCGTAGGCAAGATGACTGCTCTGCGCAAGCAGGCCCGTGAGAACGGCGTTTGGGTTAGAGTCGTTCGCAACACACTGGCTCGTCGCGCGGTTCAAGGTACGGCATATGAATGTCTTGCAGACAGTTTCGCTGGCCCAACTCTGATTGCTTTTTCGAACGAACATCCAGGTGCAGGTGCGCGCATTCTGCAGGATTTCGCTCGCGAGAACGATAAGTTTGAGCTGAAGGCTGCGGCCTTCGAAGGCGAGCTGGTCAATATCGGCATGTTGGCAACACTGCCAACTTACGACGAGGCAATTGCCCGCTTGATGAGCGTGATGAAAGAAGCAGCTGCTGGCAAACTGGTTCGCACTATTGCGGCCGTTCGCGACCAAAAAGAACAGCAAGCTGCTTAA
- the rplA gene encoding 50S ribosomal protein L1 has protein sequence MAKISKRQRLIKEKVDSAKQYTIDEAVALLKELSTVKFAETVDVSINLGIDPRKSDQSVRGATTLPHGNGKDVRVAVFTQGANAEAAKAAGAEFVGMDELAAEIKAGKMDFDVVIASPDAMRVVGQLGQVLGPRGLMPNPKTGTVTPDVVTAVKNAKAGQVRYRAEKGGIVHGGIGKVSFELVALKENLEALINDLKKAKPSTAKGVYLKKVALSTTMGPGLIIDQSSLAI, from the coding sequence ATGGCCAAGATTTCCAAGCGTCAACGTCTGATTAAAGAAAAAGTTGATTCAGCCAAGCAATACACTATTGACGAAGCAGTTGCGCTGCTTAAAGAGCTCTCCACTGTTAAGTTTGCTGAGACTGTAGATGTATCTATCAATCTCGGTATCGATCCTCGCAAATCAGACCAATCAGTTCGTGGCGCGACTACATTGCCACACGGTAATGGCAAAGATGTCCGTGTAGCCGTGTTCACACAAGGTGCCAATGCGGAAGCCGCCAAGGCTGCCGGCGCTGAATTCGTGGGCATGGACGAATTGGCTGCTGAAATTAAAGCAGGCAAGATGGATTTCGATGTTGTCATCGCGAGCCCGGATGCAATGCGTGTTGTTGGTCAATTGGGTCAAGTGCTCGGTCCGCGTGGCTTGATGCCTAACCCGAAGACTGGCACCGTAACACCAGATGTGGTTACTGCTGTTAAAAATGCCAAGGCTGGACAGGTACGTTACCGTGCAGAAAAGGGCGGTATTGTACATGGTGGTATCGGCAAGGTTTCTTTCGAATTGGTTGCGCTCAAGGAAAACCTTGAGGCATTAATTAATGACCTGAAAAAAGCCAAACCTTCAACTGCAAAAGGCGTCTACTTGAAGAAAGTGGCCCTAAGTACGACCATGGGTCCCGGCTTGATTATTGATCAATCCTCTCTGGCAATTTAA
- the rplK gene encoding 50S ribosomal protein L11: protein MAKKVTAYIKLQVAAGKANPSPPVGPALGQHGVNIMEFCKAFNAQTQGLEAGAPVPVVISVYSDRSFTFVMKTPPASFLLKKAAGITSGSGRPNTNKVGTVNRSQLEAIATTKMPDLTAADMDAAVRTIAGSARSMGLEVEGV, encoded by the coding sequence ATGGCAAAGAAAGTAACCGCCTATATCAAGCTGCAAGTTGCAGCGGGCAAAGCAAATCCTAGTCCACCAGTTGGTCCAGCCTTGGGTCAGCACGGTGTAAACATCATGGAGTTCTGTAAGGCATTTAACGCCCAAACCCAAGGTTTGGAAGCAGGCGCTCCGGTGCCGGTTGTTATCAGCGTATACAGTGACCGCAGTTTCACCTTCGTCATGAAGACTCCACCAGCTTCATTCCTGCTGAAAAAAGCGGCGGGAATCACAAGTGGTAGTGGTCGTCCTAACACCAATAAAGTAGGTACCGTCAATCGCTCACAATTGGAAGCGATTGCTACAACGAAGATGCCTGATTTAACCGCTGCTGATATGGATGCAGCTGTACGTACCATTGCGGGCTCTGCTCGTTCAATGGGTCTCGAAGTGGAGGGCGTGTAA
- the nusG gene encoding transcription termination/antitermination protein NusG: MAKRWYVVHAYSGYEKKVAASLRERVQLHEMQDVFGEILVPTEEVVEMRGGQKRKSERKFFPGYVLVQMELNDDTWHLVKDTPRVMGFIGGKGDQPAPITEKEAEAILRRVDDSMEKPKPKTIFEPGEMVRVTDGPFNDFNGVVEEVNYDKNRLRVAVLIFGRSTPVELEFGQVEKT, encoded by the coding sequence ATGGCAAAGCGTTGGTACGTTGTACACGCCTATTCCGGATATGAGAAAAAGGTCGCTGCTTCATTGCGTGAGCGCGTTCAATTGCATGAGATGCAGGATGTTTTTGGTGAAATCCTGGTGCCCACTGAGGAAGTGGTTGAGATGCGCGGCGGTCAAAAACGCAAGAGTGAGCGCAAATTCTTTCCAGGGTATGTGTTGGTTCAAATGGAGCTCAACGATGACACCTGGCACTTGGTTAAAGACACTCCGCGAGTAATGGGTTTTATTGGTGGGAAGGGCGATCAGCCAGCACCCATTACCGAAAAAGAAGCTGAGGCGATCCTGCGTCGTGTAGATGACTCAATGGAGAAGCCGAAGCCCAAGACTATATTTGAGCCGGGCGAGATGGTGCGTGTTACTGATGGCCCATTCAATGACTTTAATGGCGTAGTTGAAGAAGTTAACTACGACAAAAACCGCCTGCGCGTAGCGGTGCTGATTTTTGGTCGTTCAACACCTGTTGAGCTGGAGTTTGGTCAGGTCGAGAAAACCTGA